In the Methylophilus sp. 5 genome, one interval contains:
- a CDS encoding cupin domain-containing protein, protein MQIQVQHNPAETQLSSLGVSKWPTWQKEVSVFDWTFHEQEQAYILEGECVVTPIGGAPVHFGKGDFVVFPAGLKVSWEVKQPLHKHYRLDGNALTQTWLRIKAAFKK, encoded by the coding sequence ATGCAAATTCAAGTTCAACACAATCCTGCCGAAACACAACTAAGTAGCCTTGGTGTGAGCAAGTGGCCTACCTGGCAAAAAGAAGTGTCGGTTTTTGACTGGACATTTCATGAGCAAGAGCAGGCATATATATTAGAAGGCGAATGTGTGGTGACCCCCATTGGTGGCGCGCCTGTGCATTTTGGCAAGGGCGACTTTGTTGTATTCCCTGCGGGCCTCAAAGTCAGCTGGGAGGTAAAGCAGCCGTTGCATAAACATTATCGTCTGGATGGTAATGCGCTGACGCAAACCTGGTTACGTATTAAAGCGGCTTTCAAGAAATAG
- a CDS encoding L-threonylcarbamoyladenylate synthase codes for MMLISAAKAIELLQRGEVVAIPTETVYGLAADARNELAIAKIYATKQRPANNPLIVHIASMAQVADWASEFPPLAQTLAQAFWPGPLTLVLPARAEVSATVRAGEPTVALRVPAHPVALALLNESGLGLAAPSANKYTQLSPTTAEHVTSGLGQDVPVLEGGACQVGIESTIVSVHGDDWQLLRPGMIDAEMIAAVAGKLPTQPTADTPKAPGQHLLHYSPRTPCLLFESKSAMRHYAASKPAAAALLFGDEQPVTLTDVYLPNDPAHAAERLYAALHTLDAAQAEVILIESPPATPAWDALRDRLQRAAYQLHDQND; via the coding sequence ATGATGCTTATTAGCGCGGCAAAGGCGATTGAACTGTTACAGCGCGGTGAGGTGGTCGCTATCCCGACAGAAACCGTCTATGGATTGGCGGCGGATGCTCGCAATGAGTTGGCGATTGCCAAGATTTATGCAACTAAACAGCGCCCGGCCAATAACCCGCTGATTGTGCATATTGCGAGCATGGCGCAAGTCGCCGATTGGGCGAGCGAGTTTCCGCCATTGGCGCAAACACTGGCGCAGGCATTCTGGCCAGGGCCGCTAACATTAGTCTTACCCGCGCGCGCTGAGGTATCAGCGACCGTACGTGCTGGCGAACCAACGGTGGCCTTGCGCGTGCCCGCCCACCCTGTCGCACTTGCCCTATTAAATGAGAGTGGCCTGGGGCTTGCCGCCCCTTCGGCCAATAAGTATACGCAGCTGAGTCCGACTACGGCCGAGCATGTGACGTCTGGCCTGGGTCAGGATGTTCCCGTATTAGAGGGTGGCGCTTGCCAGGTTGGCATAGAGTCAACGATTGTCAGCGTGCATGGTGACGACTGGCAATTGCTACGCCCGGGCATGATAGATGCTGAGATGATTGCCGCCGTTGCGGGTAAATTGCCAACGCAGCCAACCGCTGACACACCCAAGGCACCAGGCCAGCATTTGTTGCATTACTCGCCACGCACGCCTTGCCTCTTATTTGAATCAAAATCAGCCATGCGGCACTATGCAGCCAGCAAACCAGCGGCAGCGGCCTTGCTGTTTGGTGATGAGCAGCCTGTGACGCTCACTGATGTTTACCTGCCGAATGATCCGGCACATGCCGCGGAGCGGCTCTATGCAGCCCTCCATACATTAGATGCCGCGCAAGCCGAGGTGATACTGATTGAGTCGCCGCCAGCCACGCCGGCATGGGACGCCTTGCGTGATCGCTTACAACGCGCTGCATACCAACTACACGACCAAAACGATTGA
- a CDS encoding TolC family protein produces MSVSLRDCWRVCWALSAALPASASALQLTDFTEFQGRVAGSPAKEMLVAPASAELAPCAAGLPQRPLTLLDVVEQALCNSPRTMEAWSIAKGQAAQVAVQKSNYLPRVNVSAGAAKVRNHVENSLFSSLDQDNNITNHTASLRMSWLLADLGQRSAKLGQAQALLNAANATHDAVLQEVFIAAAQAYFDNLTTQATLTAFEYAESLAKESLAAATAKFKAGVGLLTDQLQAQTAYAQARLDRIKAEGELKNAHGTLCSAMGLIANTPFTLLQRNQSLAQVDFVHRVDELIQQALEAHPAILAAKAKVTAAEENIKAVKAEGLPTLNLNTELSRNDQMGYQQLANFPASNVYSTTATVGLQLNMPLFEGFSRSYQVQSAEAERQTRTAELNRIMQQVSLEVWRSYHSLLSERENLRATEELVRNSQEAFNVAQGRYHAGVGNIIELLNVQNALSSARQQQIKSLAALRAARLKLAASMGNVGLWAIADS; encoded by the coding sequence ATGAGTGTATCGTTGCGCGACTGCTGGCGAGTCTGCTGGGCGTTGAGTGCCGCGCTGCCAGCCAGCGCCAGTGCTTTGCAGCTCACCGATTTTACCGAGTTTCAGGGTCGAGTGGCTGGCAGCCCCGCCAAAGAAATGCTAGTGGCGCCCGCCAGCGCTGAGCTGGCACCGTGTGCTGCAGGCTTGCCGCAGCGGCCATTGACGCTGCTTGATGTGGTGGAGCAGGCGTTGTGTAATAGTCCGCGCACAATGGAGGCTTGGTCGATTGCCAAAGGGCAAGCCGCGCAGGTGGCGGTGCAAAAGTCTAATTATCTGCCGCGCGTGAATGTCAGTGCGGGTGCGGCCAAAGTGAGAAATCACGTTGAAAACTCGCTATTTTCATCGCTAGATCAAGACAATAACATCACCAATCACACGGCCAGCTTGCGCATGAGCTGGCTACTGGCTGACCTCGGGCAGCGCTCGGCTAAGCTGGGCCAGGCGCAGGCGCTATTAAATGCAGCCAATGCGACCCACGATGCCGTGCTGCAAGAGGTATTTATAGCGGCAGCGCAAGCCTATTTTGACAACCTGACCACGCAGGCCACTTTGACTGCTTTTGAATATGCAGAGTCGCTGGCCAAAGAAAGTCTGGCGGCCGCCACGGCCAAATTTAAGGCCGGTGTTGGCCTGCTCACCGACCAGTTGCAAGCGCAAACGGCTTACGCCCAGGCCAGGCTAGACAGAATTAAAGCCGAAGGCGAACTTAAAAACGCGCATGGCACCCTCTGCTCAGCCATGGGCTTAATCGCAAACACGCCTTTTACTTTGTTGCAGCGCAACCAATCGCTGGCGCAAGTTGATTTTGTGCATCGTGTGGATGAGCTGATTCAGCAAGCGCTTGAAGCGCATCCCGCCATTCTGGCTGCCAAAGCTAAAGTCACCGCGGCTGAAGAGAACATTAAAGCGGTCAAGGCAGAAGGCTTGCCTACGCTTAACCTCAATACTGAGCTCAGTCGTAATGACCAAATGGGTTACCAGCAATTAGCTAACTTTCCGGCCAGCAATGTGTACTCGACCACGGCAACTGTCGGCTTGCAATTGAATATGCCGCTGTTTGAAGGGTTTTCACGCAGTTATCAGGTGCAATCTGCTGAGGCCGAGCGCCAGACGCGTACCGCGGAGCTCAATCGCATCATGCAGCAAGTGTCGCTAGAGGTTTGGAGGAGTTATCACAGCCTGCTGTCAGAGCGAGAGAATCTGCGTGCAACAGAGGAGTTAGTGCGTAATTCACAAGAGGCTTTTAATGTGGCACAAGGGCGCTATCACGCTGGGGTTGGCAATATTATAGAGCTGTTAAATGTGCAAAATGCACTCTCCAGTGCCCGCCAGCAGCAGATTAAATCACTGGCGGCGTTGCGCGCAGCCAGGCTTAAGCTCGCTGCCAGCATGGGTAATGTGGGGTTGTGGGCGATTGCGGATTCTTAA
- a CDS encoding peptidase domain-containing ABC transporter — protein MSFISQLSFGLGRTLPIALQTEASECGLACLVMVSNYHGFRTDLATMRRLFLISIKGTTLSHLMGMAQAVGFTTRPVKLELEDLKELRRPCILHWNFNHFVVLKEVGARHVIIHDPAMGMRKLTFDEVSAAFTGVALELWPNPGFKRVTFKQSVKLRDMMGHVTGLYRSLGQVLLLALALEVFALVSPFYMQWVVDHALVSADRDLLTTLALGFGLLVLMQQAISTVRAWVIMHMSTTLNVQWRANLFAHLIRLPVDFFEKRHLGDVVSRFGAIDQIQHTLTSTFVEAILDGVLTVATLAMMLLYSPTMACIAIGAMLLYALGRWLWFRPLRNATEEQIVHAAKQQTHFIETVRGVRALKLFQRLDERRNSWLGLFVEQVNADLRTQKLQVMYRLLNGVLFGVERILIIWLGARLVMDGAFSIGVLLAFIAYKDQFVTRVSGLIDRLVEMRMLHLQGERLADIALAEQEPEAIETMSRQEIEKLPATITIQGLRYRYADGEPWVLDGVDLEIAEGESVAIVGPSGCGKSTLMNIMLGLRPFKEGQVLVGGQPLSKLGLSHLRNMVGTVMQDDALFAGSIADNISFFDQQVDLLWVEECARKAAVYEEIVTMPMGFNTLIGDMGAALSGGQKQRILLARALYKKPRILFLDEATSHLDVTRETMVNQAIQALNITRVIIAHRPETIASAKRIIVMAAGKVHMTAVAET, from the coding sequence ATGTCTTTTATTAGCCAATTGTCATTCGGCCTGGGGCGCACCCTGCCCATTGCGCTACAAACCGAAGCCAGCGAGTGTGGCTTGGCTTGTTTGGTCATGGTGTCGAATTACCATGGTTTTCGCACCGATTTGGCCACCATGCGCCGACTATTTCTTATTTCTATTAAAGGCACGACGCTGAGTCACCTGATGGGGATGGCGCAAGCGGTCGGATTTACGACGCGCCCGGTCAAGCTTGAGCTCGAAGACCTTAAAGAGTTACGCCGTCCGTGTATTTTGCACTGGAACTTCAACCATTTTGTGGTGTTGAAAGAGGTGGGCGCTCGCCACGTGATCATTCATGATCCGGCCATGGGCATGCGCAAGCTGACGTTTGATGAAGTCTCGGCGGCGTTTACCGGGGTGGCGCTGGAGTTGTGGCCTAACCCCGGCTTTAAACGGGTGACCTTTAAACAAAGCGTCAAACTGCGTGACATGATGGGGCATGTCACCGGGCTTTATCGTTCGTTGGGGCAAGTGTTGCTGCTGGCACTGGCGCTGGAAGTATTTGCGCTGGTGTCGCCGTTTTATATGCAATGGGTGGTAGACCATGCGCTGGTGTCGGCAGATCGCGATTTGCTGACCACCCTGGCGCTCGGTTTTGGCTTGCTGGTGCTGATGCAGCAGGCCATTAGCACCGTGCGCGCCTGGGTCATTATGCATATGTCAACGACGCTCAATGTACAGTGGCGTGCCAATTTATTTGCGCATTTGATCCGCTTGCCGGTCGATTTTTTTGAAAAGCGGCACTTGGGCGATGTGGTGTCCAGATTTGGCGCCATCGACCAGATTCAACATACGTTGACCAGCACCTTTGTCGAGGCGATTCTGGATGGCGTGCTTACGGTCGCGACGCTGGCCATGATGCTTTTGTACAGCCCCACCATGGCCTGCATCGCCATTGGTGCCATGTTGCTATATGCGCTGGGGCGCTGGCTCTGGTTTCGGCCTTTGCGCAATGCCACCGAAGAGCAAATCGTGCATGCGGCCAAGCAGCAAACACACTTTATCGAAACGGTGCGTGGCGTGCGCGCGCTTAAACTGTTTCAACGGTTAGACGAGCGCAGAAATAGCTGGCTAGGCTTGTTTGTCGAGCAAGTGAATGCTGACTTACGCACGCAAAAGTTGCAGGTGATGTACCGCTTGTTAAATGGCGTGCTGTTTGGCGTCGAGCGTATCCTCATCATCTGGCTGGGGGCCAGGCTGGTGATGGATGGCGCATTCAGCATTGGTGTATTGCTGGCTTTTATTGCTTATAAAGACCAGTTTGTGACGCGGGTGAGTGGCTTGATTGATAGGCTGGTCGAAATGCGCATGCTGCATTTGCAGGGCGAGCGATTGGCAGATATTGCGCTGGCCGAACAAGAGCCTGAAGCCATTGAGACGATGAGCAGGCAAGAGATTGAAAAGTTACCGGCCACTATTACTATTCAGGGCCTGCGCTACCGCTATGCCGATGGCGAACCGTGGGTGTTGGATGGCGTAGACCTGGAAATTGCAGAAGGCGAATCGGTGGCGATTGTCGGCCCTTCCGGTTGTGGCAAATCTACCTTGATGAACATCATGCTGGGGCTGCGTCCGTTTAAAGAGGGGCAGGTGCTGGTAGGCGGGCAGCCATTATCCAAACTTGGGCTGTCGCACCTACGCAATATGGTGGGCACTGTGATGCAGGACGATGCCCTGTTTGCAGGTTCAATTGCCGACAATATCTCTTTCTTTGACCAGCAAGTCGACCTGTTGTGGGTAGAGGAGTGCGCGCGCAAAGCCGCGGTGTACGAAGAAATTGTCACTATGCCCATGGGTTTTAATACGCTGATTGGCGATATGGGTGCAGCGCTTTCGGGCGGGCAAAAACAACGTATATTGCTGGCACGCGCCTTGTATAAAAAGCCACGCATCCTATTTTTGGACGAAGCCACCAGCCATCTGGATGTGACGCGCGAAACCATGGTGAATCAGGCCATTCAGGCGCTTAATATCACGCGTGTGATAATTGCGCACCGACCGGAGACCATTGCCTCGGCCAAGCGCATCATTGTCATGGCCGCTGGCAAAGTGCATATGACGGCGGTGGCGGAGACATGA
- a CDS encoding HlyD family secretion protein has product MANQPLFRHAALNAQKNHWLGTILLVRPVSYLFLTGLAILFALIVVVFMACGAYTKRSTVIGQLVPETGLIKVYAPQLGLVVEKKVQEGQQVRQGDMLFVLSSERYSDAQGSVQASISAQHTQQRQSLRDEIVKTRLQQHDEQQALQSRLMGISEELVRLEAQHKAQQTRLQLSAETYQRYQGLLEKNYISREQTQQKQEDWLEQSSRLESMAREQVRMQRDLLARQDELSSVRAKHQNQIAQLERSVSSVSQQLTESEAKRRLVVRAPASGTATAVVANVGTAVEGSRPLVSIVPRGAKLEAHLFAPSRAVGFVRPGVPVRLRYQAYPYQKFGQATGRVVSVSRTALPASEMFTMGNLSGNNQNSEPYYRISVVLDQQTIAAYGVQQPLQAGMLLDADIMLERRRLYEWVLEPLISLTGKL; this is encoded by the coding sequence ATGGCAAATCAGCCTTTATTCCGTCACGCCGCGCTTAACGCACAAAAAAACCACTGGCTGGGCACTATCCTGCTGGTGCGCCCTGTCAGCTACCTGTTTTTAACTGGTCTGGCCATCCTATTTGCGTTGATTGTGGTGGTGTTTATGGCGTGTGGTGCTTACACCAAACGCAGCACTGTCATTGGGCAACTGGTGCCAGAAACTGGCTTGATCAAGGTTTATGCGCCGCAATTAGGCCTGGTGGTTGAAAAAAAGGTGCAGGAAGGGCAGCAAGTCAGGCAGGGCGACATGCTGTTTGTGCTCTCCAGTGAGCGTTATTCGGATGCACAAGGTTCTGTGCAGGCCTCTATCAGTGCGCAGCACACGCAACAACGGCAATCGTTGCGGGACGAGATTGTTAAAACCCGGCTGCAACAGCATGATGAGCAACAGGCATTGCAGTCACGGCTGATGGGCATTAGCGAGGAGTTGGTGCGGCTAGAGGCACAGCACAAGGCGCAGCAAACCCGCCTGCAATTAAGTGCAGAGACTTATCAGCGCTACCAGGGCTTGCTGGAAAAAAACTATATTTCTCGCGAGCAGACGCAGCAAAAGCAGGAGGACTGGTTAGAGCAATCTTCTCGACTGGAGTCGATGGCGCGCGAGCAAGTGCGCATGCAGCGTGATTTGCTGGCCAGGCAGGATGAGTTGTCCAGTGTACGTGCTAAACATCAAAACCAGATTGCGCAGCTGGAGCGCAGTGTCTCGAGTGTGAGTCAACAACTGACAGAAAGCGAAGCCAAACGGCGGCTGGTGGTGCGTGCGCCCGCATCCGGCACGGCGACGGCGGTGGTTGCCAATGTCGGCACAGCGGTTGAAGGCAGCCGGCCACTGGTGAGTATTGTGCCGCGTGGCGCCAAGCTGGAGGCGCATTTGTTTGCGCCCAGTCGCGCGGTTGGTTTTGTGCGCCCGGGCGTGCCTGTGCGTTTGCGCTATCAGGCGTATCCCTACCAAAAGTTTGGTCAGGCCACCGGTCGCGTGGTTTCAGTCTCAAGAACTGCGCTGCCGGCCAGCGAAATGTTCACCATGGGCAACCTCTCTGGCAATAATCAAAACAGCGAGCCTTATTACCGTATCTCCGTCGTTCTCGACCAACAGACCATCGCGGCGTATGGCGTTCAGCAGCCTTTACAGGCGGGCATGCTGCTGGATGCTGACATTATGCTAGAACGGCGCCGCTTGTATGAGTGGGTGCTGGAGCCATTAATCAGTTTGACTGGCAAGTTGTAA
- a CDS encoding porin produces MKNKPTSHQLRRISLLTSLALLSSQAYAEATIQRTENQFINIGVASRISFSSISDAAPNGKDRSNDFEVEEARLYTNGKLHENVSFEFNFARNTADDKVELLDGHLGLELNNYANIWIGRFLPAASRASAAAPLYSTTFDFPIAEQGSYQFAGRDNGAVFFGADSSSAFKYYLSATNGRQGGSNQADNLSYATRLQYNFWDTEPGFYNLSSYDGKKSILSVGGSYRYQKDGTGTILNKGDSKYWNLDARLEKPLSNGAVLGAEASYYNYDNDNTGDTVLPEAKGFFVNGSYTFAEKVGIGKFQPKVIYQELNNDTTGLDRKRIDVGVGYLIDGDSNKRIDVFYFRENRNNLPDIDGIKAIFHVAHFF; encoded by the coding sequence ATGAAAAACAAACCAACCTCTCATCAGCTGCGCCGGATTTCGCTATTAACCAGTCTGGCACTGCTCAGCAGCCAGGCCTATGCCGAAGCCACCATACAGCGCACCGAAAACCAGTTTATTAATATTGGGGTCGCCTCACGCATCAGTTTCAGTAGCATCAGCGACGCCGCGCCCAATGGCAAAGACCGCTCTAACGACTTTGAAGTCGAAGAAGCCCGTTTGTACACCAACGGCAAACTACACGAAAACGTCTCATTTGAATTTAACTTTGCACGTAATACCGCAGACGACAAAGTAGAGTTGCTCGATGGTCACCTCGGCCTAGAGCTCAACAATTACGCCAATATTTGGATAGGCCGCTTCTTACCCGCCGCCAGCCGCGCCTCTGCTGCCGCGCCGCTGTATTCAACCACCTTTGACTTCCCGATTGCCGAGCAAGGCTCTTACCAGTTTGCTGGCCGTGACAATGGCGCCGTCTTTTTTGGTGCCGATAGCAGCAGCGCGTTTAAATACTACTTATCAGCCACCAATGGTCGCCAGGGCGGCTCCAACCAGGCCGACAATTTGTCTTACGCCACGCGCCTACAATACAACTTTTGGGATACCGAGCCAGGCTTTTACAACCTATCCAGCTACGATGGCAAAAAATCTATCTTGTCGGTCGGCGGCTCTTATCGCTACCAAAAAGATGGCACAGGGACTATTTTGAATAAAGGCGACTCCAAATACTGGAACCTGGATGCACGCCTGGAAAAACCACTCAGCAACGGTGCAGTGCTGGGCGCGGAAGCGTCTTATTACAACTACGACAATGACAACACCGGCGACACCGTGTTGCCAGAAGCCAAAGGCTTTTTTGTCAACGGCAGCTATACGTTTGCCGAAAAAGTCGGCATAGGCAAATTCCAGCCTAAAGTGATTTATCAGGAACTTAACAACGACACCACTGGCCTAGACCGTAAACGCATTGATGTTGGCGTTGGCTATTTAATCGATGGCGACAGCAACAAACGTATTGATGTGTTCTACTTTAGAGAAAATCGCAACAACTTGCCCGACATTGACGGCATTAAAGCGATTTTCCATGTGGCACACTTTTTCTAA
- a CDS encoding ABC transporter ATP-binding protein: MSQAQQIDSIQQALASEPLLQLNEIEVIYEKVIFAIKHISLQVGPQSIVALLGANGAGKSTILKAISGLAPAQRGEIVQGRIVYAGQDITRATPGQLVAQGLVQVLEGRHCFGHLTVEENLLTGAFIRRPSSRALALSLEKVYAYFPRLKLLRKSFAGYTSGGEQQMVAIGRALMADPKLILLDEPSMGLAPQIVEEIFDIVHQLQQTQGLSFLLAEQNASVALRYANYAYVLESGHITHHGDAHSIASSQALSDSYLGGR; encoded by the coding sequence ATGTCGCAAGCACAACAAATAGATTCAATACAGCAGGCTCTGGCGAGTGAGCCTTTATTGCAATTAAACGAGATTGAAGTGATCTATGAAAAGGTCATTTTTGCCATCAAACATATTTCTTTGCAGGTTGGGCCGCAATCTATCGTCGCGCTGCTGGGGGCCAATGGGGCGGGCAAAAGCACCATTTTAAAAGCGATCTCTGGCCTGGCCCCGGCGCAACGCGGTGAAATCGTGCAAGGGCGAATTGTCTACGCCGGGCAGGATATTACCCGGGCAACACCAGGCCAATTGGTCGCGCAAGGCTTGGTGCAAGTGCTGGAAGGCAGGCATTGCTTTGGCCATTTAACAGTAGAAGAAAATCTATTAACGGGCGCATTTATCCGCCGCCCTTCGAGCAGAGCCTTGGCCCTCAGTCTAGAGAAAGTCTATGCCTATTTTCCACGGCTAAAATTGCTGCGCAAAAGCTTCGCCGGCTATACCTCTGGCGGTGAGCAGCAAATGGTTGCGATTGGCCGTGCCCTGATGGCTGATCCTAAACTGATTTTGCTCGATGAGCCGTCTATGGGCCTGGCGCCGCAGATTGTGGAAGAAATTTTTGACATTGTGCATCAGCTACAGCAAACACAAGGCTTGAGTTTTTTACTCGCTGAGCAGAATGCCAGCGTGGCTTTGCGCTATGCCAACTATGCCTACGTGCTAGAAAGCGGTCATATCACCCACCATGGCGACGCCCATAGCATTGCTAGCAGTCAGGCTTTGAGTGATTCTTATCTGGGCGGTCGTTAA
- a CDS encoding ABC transporter substrate-binding protein: MKFLGKHRWLWLALGLAVTSVSTQVQAANEQYFPLQSYRIGPYAAGGSGFFGGFIDYLQYVNAKEGGVNGVKFTWSECETEYVVEKGVECYERLKKGLNGAPAAATNPLSVGIAYATLERSTADKLPLITINHGRTDSTDGSVFPYAFPLQLNPYSEVSAIVNYIGQQSGGLDKLKGKKIVTLYHGSPYGKETSPILELLAKKYGFELTLLEVPHPGNEQQSQWLSIRRIKPDWVILRGWGVMNPVALKTAQKTGFPADHIIGNIWSNSEDDAAPAGNAAKGFISITTHPSGTSFPVLQGINQYVVKAGKGNLQDPKRFGNVYYNLGVVNGILNVEAVRVAQVKFGKRPLTGEEVRWGFENIKLDDARLKELGALGLVQPLKLSCADHEGGGAVRFQQWDGSKWKVISEWVQADRQLLRPIIEKSSHEYAKEKGITPRDCSKEEVAAK; encoded by the coding sequence GTGAAATTTTTAGGTAAACATCGCTGGCTATGGCTGGCATTAGGCTTGGCAGTGACCAGTGTGAGCACACAAGTGCAGGCCGCCAATGAGCAATATTTCCCGCTACAAAGCTATCGTATCGGGCCTTATGCCGCAGGCGGCTCCGGCTTTTTTGGTGGCTTTATTGACTACCTGCAATACGTGAATGCTAAAGAAGGTGGCGTCAACGGTGTGAAATTCACTTGGAGCGAGTGCGAAACCGAATACGTGGTGGAAAAAGGCGTGGAGTGCTACGAGCGTCTGAAAAAAGGCCTGAATGGCGCACCTGCGGCGGCGACTAACCCACTGTCTGTGGGCATTGCTTATGCAACGCTGGAGCGCTCCACGGCGGATAAATTACCACTCATCACCATTAACCATGGCCGTACCGACTCAACCGATGGCAGCGTATTCCCGTATGCCTTCCCGCTGCAATTAAACCCTTATAGTGAAGTGTCGGCGATTGTGAACTATATCGGTCAGCAATCTGGTGGCCTGGATAAGCTCAAAGGCAAAAAGATCGTCACACTTTACCATGGCTCGCCTTACGGCAAAGAAACCAGCCCGATTTTAGAGCTGCTGGCGAAAAAATATGGCTTTGAACTGACGCTGCTTGAAGTGCCGCATCCGGGTAACGAGCAGCAATCACAGTGGCTGAGCATCCGCCGTATTAAACCAGACTGGGTGATTTTGCGTGGTTGGGGTGTGATGAACCCGGTGGCGTTAAAAACGGCACAAAAAACCGGCTTTCCGGCTGACCATATCATCGGCAACATTTGGAGTAACTCCGAGGACGACGCGGCGCCAGCAGGCAATGCGGCCAAAGGCTTTATCTCGATTACCACCCATCCTTCCGGCACCAGCTTTCCGGTGTTGCAAGGCATTAACCAATACGTGGTCAAAGCCGGTAAAGGCAATCTGCAAGATCCTAAACGCTTCGGTAATGTGTATTACAACCTGGGCGTGGTCAACGGTATTTTGAACGTCGAGGCCGTGCGCGTGGCGCAAGTCAAGTTTGGCAAACGTCCGCTCACTGGTGAAGAAGTGCGTTGGGGCTTTGAGAATATCAAGCTGGATGATGCCCGCCTGAAAGAACTGGGCGCGCTGGGCCTGGTGCAACCGCTGAAACTCAGTTGCGCTGACCACGAAGGTGGTGGTGCAGTCCGTTTTCAGCAATGGGATGGCAGCAAGTGGAAGGTGATTTCTGAGTGGGTGCAGGCAGATCGCCAGTTGTTGCGCCCGATCATTGAAAAGTCATCCCACGAATATGCCAAAGAAAAAGGCATCACACCGCGTGATTGCAGCAAAGAAGAAGTCGCTGCCAAATAA
- a CDS encoding branched-chain amino acid ABC transporter permease: MLYQETGQFITDYRLDKRFFRLKQERWAFAALLACAFLLVPAIGNDYWFSAILIPFLVLSLAGLGLNLLTGYAGQLSLGSAAFMAVGAFATYNFHLRVEGLPLLASLILGGLTAGGVGLLFGLPSLRIKGFYLIVSTLAAQFFVLWVFTNFSWFSNHSSSGVITAPRLQLLGIDLNSPVGRYLLTLTVVLALGLLAKTIVSGELGRKWMAVRDMDTAAAVIGISVPKTKLLAFAISSFYLGIAGALWAFTYLGTVEPHGFDLSRSFQILFIIIIGGMGSILGSFLGAAFIVLFPILLSNVSSGLLAGAIDPGQLENFQKMMFGALIIFFLIKEPNGLAQVWLTLKQRLRVWPLRF, encoded by the coding sequence ATGCTGTATCAAGAAACTGGACAATTCATCACCGATTACCGCTTGGATAAACGATTTTTCAGGCTCAAACAAGAGCGCTGGGCGTTTGCTGCTTTGCTGGCATGTGCGTTTCTGCTGGTGCCAGCGATTGGCAATGATTACTGGTTTAGCGCCATCCTTATCCCTTTTCTGGTGTTGTCACTGGCCGGGCTGGGCCTAAATCTGCTCACGGGCTATGCCGGGCAATTGTCACTGGGCTCGGCGGCTTTTATGGCGGTGGGCGCGTTTGCTACCTATAACTTTCATTTGCGTGTAGAAGGCTTGCCATTGCTTGCCAGCTTGATACTGGGTGGCTTAACGGCAGGTGGTGTCGGCTTGTTATTTGGTTTGCCCAGCTTGCGCATTAAAGGCTTTTACCTGATTGTGTCTACGCTGGCCGCACAGTTTTTTGTGTTGTGGGTGTTTACTAATTTCTCGTGGTTTTCCAACCACTCTTCTTCAGGCGTGATTACCGCGCCGCGTTTGCAGCTGCTGGGGATCGATTTAAACTCGCCGGTCGGCCGCTATTTGCTCACCTTAACAGTCGTGTTGGCGCTGGGCTTGCTGGCAAAAACCATTGTCAGTGGCGAGCTGGGCAGAAAGTGGATGGCGGTACGTGATATGGATACCGCCGCTGCCGTCATCGGTATTTCGGTGCCCAAAACCAAACTGTTAGCGTTTGCCATCAGTTCGTTTTATTTAGGGATTGCCGGGGCGTTGTGGGCATTCACTTACCTGGGGACGGTTGAACCACATGGCTTTGATCTGTCACGCTCATTCCAGATCCTGTTCATTATTATCATCGGCGGCATGGGCAGCATATTGGGTAGCTTTCTGGGCGCAGCATTTATTGTGTTGTTTCCTATCCTGCTTTCCAACGTGTCCTCCGGCCTGCTTGCTGGGGCGATAGATCCCGGTCAGCTGGAGAATTTTCAAAAGATGATGTTTGGCGCGCTGATTATCTTTTTTCTGATCAAAGAGCCTAATGGCCTGGCACAGGTCTGGCTCACTCTCAAACAACGACTGCGGGTCTGGCCGCTGCGCTTCTAA